In the Streptomyces sp. 3214.6 genome, CGCGGGGACCGGCAGGAGGCCGCCGAGGTCCGCCTGGTAGGCGGGCAGCCGGTGCTCGTCGGGGGCGGTCAGGCACGCGGCCGCGGCCTCCGCGCGGTCGGTGTACGGGACGTACGCGAGGTGTCCGGCGGCGGCCAGTTCGCGTGCCATGACGCCGACGATGAGCTGCTGGACCCGCTGCGGCACGGCCAGGCTCCAGTACGCGCGCTCGCAGCGCTCGGCCAGACCGAGGCGCAGCAGTTCGTCCTCCAGCCAGCGGCTCAGCTTCGAGCCGTAGATGAAGGTGTCGGGCGGTACGGGGAGCCGCGGCCGGTCCGGGCTCTCGGCCAGGCGGTGCAGTTCCCGCCGCAGCACCTGGGAGCTGAGGGAGCCGAGGGAGACCAGGCCGTGGTCCGGGTCGTCCAGCCGCTCCATCGCGTCCCGGCCGAAGACCAGCGGCGTGTACAGGGCGCGGTCCCGCAGCTCCGTCAGCTCGGCGGAGACGGCGACCTCGTACACCTCGGGTGCGCGGGGCACGACCGTGGCGATGCCGTCCCAGTACAGCAGCGCCTGGTGCAGCACCTCCGTCGGTGGCTTCACCAACGGGTAGTAGAGCAGGACCGCCATCGTGCCTCCCCGTGAACACCCCGTTCCCCGACGGGGAGTTCACCGTAGCGGAGGCCGGCTCAGCCGCCCAGTTCCTGGTGGCGGGCCGTCAGCGCCGCCGCGCCCGCCTCCGTGAGCGAGCCGAACAGGCGCAGGCGGGAGATGCCGCCGTCGGGATAGATGTCCACGCGCGCGTGCGTGCCGACGGCCGGCGCAGGCAGGACGAAGCGGTGGTTGGTGTCGGGCTGGAGGCGGGTGCGCGGGAGGATCTCCGTCCACGCCCCGTCCTCGCCGTCCTTGACCGACACCGTCGCCCAGCCCGCGCTGTTGCCCTTCAGGTACGCGGTGTCGATCTCCAGGGCGCGGATCTGCGCCTGGGCGGCCAGGCGGTAGCGGATCCAGTCGTTGCCCCGGTCGCGTCGGCGGCGGGTCTCCCAGCCATCGTCCATCTTGCGGGAGCGGCCCGGCTGGATGGTGTTGGAGGCCGGGGAGTAGAAGAGGTTCGAGGCGTCCTCGGCCCGGCCTCCGTTCTCCAGGGCGACGACGTCGAAGGCGCCGAGCACCGCCAGCCACGCGGGGTCCGGGATCACCTCGCCGTACACGCGCAGGCGGGCGATGCCGCCGTCGGGGTGCTGGTTGACCCGCAGATGTGTGAAGCGCTGCTCCACCGACACGGCGAAACCGTTCGCCGCGTGGCCGCCGACCGGGGTGCGCGGGACCAACGTCGTCCACTTCACGTCGTCGCCGAGGAGTTCCCGGGGGGACGGAGAGCCCGGCACCGAGGCGCCCTCGATCGACACCGCCTGCGGGTAGTTGCCGCGGAAGTGGGCCGTGTCGACGACGATGCCGCGGATCACGCCGGGCGCGCCGAGGCGGACCAGCGCCCAGTCGTGGTCCTCGGCGGTCGGCCAGGGGTGCTCGGCCGAGGCGCCGCGGCGGCGGCGGGTCTCCCAGCCGTCCATGATCTTGCCCTTGTGTCCGAAGCGCTCCGGGTCGAACTCGGCGGGCTCGGGGATCAGCAGGTTCTCGCGCTGGGCGAAGAACTCGTCGTTGGCGGCGATCACCGAGGCGCCGAGCCGGCGGTCGGCGAGGTCGGCGTGGTGGGTGAAGGGGAAGTCGGCGGTGCGGTAGTCCGCGTACGGGTCGCCGCCGCCGTAGGGGTTCGCGTCGCCGGTGAAGCTCTCTATCGCTGTCACGGTGCTCAGGTCTGCCTTTCGGGAGTCGGCCGGTGCGGATGCGGGTGCGGGTGGCGTCGGGGGTGCGGGGCGGGCCCGCCTTCGGCTCAGGGGGTGCGGGTGAGCAGCCGGCCCTTCGGTTCGGTGAACTCGCCGTCTGCGACGATGCGTTCGCCGCGCAGCCAGGTCGACTTGACGACGCCGTACAGGGTCCGGCCGGCGTACGCCGTGACGCGGTTGCGGTGCTGGAGGTCGGCCGGGTCGACGGTGAAGGTCTCGTCGGGGGCGAGGACGGCGAAGTCGGCGTCGCGGCCCACCTCGATGGCGCCCTTGCGGGTCAGGCCCACGAGGGCGGCGGTGCGCGCGGACATCCACCGGACGACGTCCTCCAGGCCGTGGCCGCGCCTGCGGGCCTCGGTCCAGACCGCCGCCAGGCTGAGCTGCAGGCCCGAGATGCCGCCCCACGCGGTCGCGAAGTCGTCGGTCTTCAGGTCGGCCGTGGACGGGGAGTGGTCGGTGACGACGCAGTCGATGACGCCGTCCGCGAGGGCCTGCCACAGCAGGTCCCGGTTGGCGGACTCGCGGATCGGTGGGCAGCACTTGAACTCGCTGGCGCCGTCGGGGACTTCCTCGGCGGTGAGGGTCAGGTAGTGCGGGCAGGTCTCGACCGTGATGCGGACGCCGTCGGCCTTCGCGGCGGCGATCAGCGGCAGCGCGTCGGAGGAGGACAGGTGCAGGACGTGCACGCGCGCGTGGAGGCGCCTGGCCTGCGCGACGAGGTGCGCGATGGCCGTGTCCTCGGCGTCGCGCGGGCGGCTGGCGAGGAAGTCCGCGTACTTGGGGCCGCCCTGCTGCGGGGCGGCGTCCAGGTGGTGCGGGTCCTCGGCGTGCACGATCAGCAGGCCGTCGAAGGCGGCGATCTCGGCGAGCGACCGGGCGAGCGCGTCCTGGTCGAGGTGGGGGAACTCGTCCACGCCCGACGGGGAGAGGAAGGCCTTGAAGCCGAAGACGCCACGGTCGTGCAGCGGGCGCAGGTCCTTGAGGTTGTCGGGCAGGGCGCCGCCCCAGAATCCGACGTCGATGTGCGCCTTGTCGGCCGCGACCTCCTGCTTGACGCGGAGGTGGTCCACAGTGGTGGTCGGCGGGAGGGAGTTGAGGGGCATGTCGACGAGGGTGGTGATGCCGCCGGCCGCCGCCGCGCGCGTGGCGGTCCAGAAGCCCTCCCAGTGGGTGCGGCCGGGGTCGTTGACGTGCACGTGTGTGTCGACCAGGCCGGGCAGCAGGACGTCGTCCCCGAAGTCCTCCAGTCGGGCGCCCTCGGGGACGGGGGCGTCGTACGGCAGGACGGCGGTGATCTCGCCGGCCGCGACGGCGACCGCGGCGGGCCGTGTCCCCTGGGGAGTGATGACGCGTGTCGAGCGCAGCACCAGTTCAGCGTCGGGCACCCGGACCCCTCTCTGTTCGCGTTCTCCGCCGTTGTCTTCCGCTCTCGGAACCGGGTCTCTTCCAGGTCGCCCCCGAGAAGCTTCCGGAGACATTCCGGAGACATTCCGGAAACTTCCATGTAACGGAATTCAACGTTCTGTTGAAAGAGTCTTCACTCCCGCCCTCGCGCCGTCAAGGGCACACTTCTCCAGAGTGGCACCTACCGTCGACACCTGGACGTTTCCACAAGGCGGAATTAGCATTCCGCCAAGCAAAACGTAGCTACGCACCAGCGAGGAGTCAACCGACTGCCGGGTAGGCTTCAGCCCTTCCCGCCTGTTTCGAAAGGAACGCGCCGTGCCGACGTCCAGCGCCAGCACCACCGACTCCGCCAAGTCCGCCGGCGGAGGGGTCCAGTCCCTCGAGCGCGCCTTCGATCTGCTGGAACGGATGGCGGACGCGGGCGGCGAGGTGGGCCTGAGCGAGCTCTCCGCGAGCAGCGGACTGCCCCTGCCGACCATCCACCGCCTGATGCGCACGCTGGTGGCCTGCGGATACGTCCGTCAGCAGACCAACCGCCGCTACGCGCTGGGCCCGCGACTGATCCGCCTCGGCGAGTCCGCCTCCCGGCTGCTGGGCACCTGGGCCCGCCCCTACCTGGCCCGCCTGGTCGAGGAGACCGGCGAGACGGCGAACATGGCGCTGCTCGACGGCGACGAGATCGTGTACGTGGCGCAGGTGCCGTCCAAGCACTCGATGCGGATGTTCACCGAGGTCGGCCGTCGGGTCCTGCCGCACTCCACGGGCGTCGGCAAGGCGCTGCTGGCGGCCTTCCCGGACGCCGAGGTGCGCGCCCTGCTCGCCCGCACCGGCATGCCCGCCGCCACCGAGAAGACGATCACCACCCCGGAGGGCTTCCTGGCCGCCCTGGCGGAGGTGCGCCGGGCCGGTTACGCGGTCGACGACAACGAGCAGGAGATCGGCGTCCGCTGCCTGGCGGTGTCCGTGCCGGACTCCCCCACCGCCGCGGCCATCTCCATCTCCGGCCCGGCGGGCCGCGTCACGGAGCCGGCCACCGAGCGGATCGTGCCGGTGCTGCAGCAGGTGGCGGCGGAACTGTCGGAGGCCCTGACGAACTCGGGACCGGCCACCTAGGGCCTGTCCGCACGCCGGCCACCCACCCGCACCCCGGCCGCGCGCAGGTGCCCCGGGAGCCTCACCGGCCGACGCCCGAGGCCCGGCCCGGAGGCAGGGGTCACGGCTCAGCGGCGCGGCGTCTCCCCGAACAGCTCCACGGCGTCGCGTACGTCCGACAGGCCGCGGGCCAGCGCGCTCACCGAGCCGATCGCGCCCGCGACGAGGAGCAGGGAACGGCGTAACCGGGGGATTTCCGGGATGCCGTGGGCAGCCATCGCGGCGAGTGCGGCGAGTTCGTCCTCGGCGATGACCCGGTCGGGGAACTCGGCCGGGTGCGCGGCGAGTTCGCGGCGCAGCCGGGACACCGCGGTCCGCAGTTCCGCCACCCTCGGATCCTCGTCGCTGTCGGTCACCGCTCTTTGTCCCAAGCTCCGCAACACAGCTCTCCCCCCTGGCGCACTCTCGCGTCTTCCCACCCCCGCGCCCACCGTGACGCCGGTCGGGCGCCGAAGGACGCGCGGGTCAGTAAACGCCACCCGATGCCGGGTGCGCCACTGCGCGGACGGAAATTCAGCTCCCGGAAACCGTGTGGTCGACACCGCGTCAGGTATGCAGGACGCATGACGCAAAACGAAGACCGGGCCCGCGACCAGGTGGTCGGTGTGCTGCTGGCCGCGGGCGGGGGCCGGCGGCTCGGCGGACGGCCCAAGGCGTTGCTCGAACACCGGGGACGCCCACTGGTCGAACACGCGGTGGGAGTGCTGCGCGCGGCGGGCTGCGCGCGCGTGCATGTGGTCCTCGGGGCCGCCGCCGACGCCGTACGGGAGCGGGCCCGGCTGGAGGGGTGCGTGCTGGTGGAGAACCCCGCGTGGGAGCAGGGCATGGGCACGTCACTGCGGGCCGGGCTCGACTCGCTCGCCGGGACAGGGGCACGGGCGGCGCTCGTCTCGCTCGTGGACCAGCCCGGCATCGGGCCTGGGGCGATCGCCCGGGTACGCGCCGCGTACGAGGACGACTCCTCGCTCGTCTCCGCCGCCTACGACGGCGTACGCGGCCACCCCGTCCTGTTCGGGGCGGCCCACTGGGCGGACATCGCCGCGACTGCGACCGGCGACCGTGGGGCACGCGCCTATCTGAGGGAACACGAGGAGGCGATCACGCTCGTCGAGTGCGGGGACGTGGCCCGGCCGTTCGACATCGACACGCCCCAGGATCTCGCCCACCTCGAGTGAGGGACCTGGCACTCGGCGCCACCATGCCTCGACCCGAAGAATCTCGACATCAACAAACCATTGAACTTCCACGATGAGGAAACTAGTATCCACTACTCAGAAGGACCCGGCTTGTCCGGGGCCCCGCCCGCCGTACCCGGTTCGACTGGCACCCGGTGCCACCGCTGAAGGAAGTGACCGCACATGTCCGC is a window encoding:
- a CDS encoding nucleotidyltransferase family protein; the encoded protein is MTQNEDRARDQVVGVLLAAGGGRRLGGRPKALLEHRGRPLVEHAVGVLRAAGCARVHVVLGAAADAVRERARLEGCVLVENPAWEQGMGTSLRAGLDSLAGTGARAALVSLVDQPGIGPGAIARVRAAYEDDSSLVSAAYDGVRGHPVLFGAAHWADIAATATGDRGARAYLREHEEAITLVECGDVARPFDIDTPQDLAHLE
- a CDS encoding DUF5955 family protein, which translates into the protein MTDSDEDPRVAELRTAVSRLRRELAAHPAEFPDRVIAEDELAALAAMAAHGIPEIPRLRRSLLLVAGAIGSVSALARGLSDVRDAVELFGETPRR
- a CDS encoding IclR family transcriptional regulator; translation: MPTSSASTTDSAKSAGGGVQSLERAFDLLERMADAGGEVGLSELSASSGLPLPTIHRLMRTLVACGYVRQQTNRRYALGPRLIRLGESASRLLGTWARPYLARLVEETGETANMALLDGDEIVYVAQVPSKHSMRMFTEVGRRVLPHSTGVGKALLAAFPDAEVRALLARTGMPAATEKTITTPEGFLAALAEVRRAGYAVDDNEQEIGVRCLAVSVPDSPTAAAISISGPAGRVTEPATERIVPVLQQVAAELSEALTNSGPAT
- the alc gene encoding allantoicase; its protein translation is MTAIESFTGDANPYGGGDPYADYRTADFPFTHHADLADRRLGASVIAANDEFFAQRENLLIPEPAEFDPERFGHKGKIMDGWETRRRRGASAEHPWPTAEDHDWALVRLGAPGVIRGIVVDTAHFRGNYPQAVSIEGASVPGSPSPRELLGDDVKWTTLVPRTPVGGHAANGFAVSVEQRFTHLRVNQHPDGGIARLRVYGEVIPDPAWLAVLGAFDVVALENGGRAEDASNLFYSPASNTIQPGRSRKMDDGWETRRRRDRGNDWIRYRLAAQAQIRALEIDTAYLKGNSAGWATVSVKDGEDGAWTEILPRTRLQPDTNHRFVLPAPAVGTHARVDIYPDGGISRLRLFGSLTEAGAAALTARHQELGG
- the allB gene encoding allantoinase AllB, with translation MPDAELVLRSTRVITPQGTRPAAVAVAAGEITAVLPYDAPVPEGARLEDFGDDVLLPGLVDTHVHVNDPGRTHWEGFWTATRAAAAGGITTLVDMPLNSLPPTTTVDHLRVKQEVAADKAHIDVGFWGGALPDNLKDLRPLHDRGVFGFKAFLSPSGVDEFPHLDQDALARSLAEIAAFDGLLIVHAEDPHHLDAAPQQGGPKYADFLASRPRDAEDTAIAHLVAQARRLHARVHVLHLSSSDALPLIAAAKADGVRITVETCPHYLTLTAEEVPDGASEFKCCPPIRESANRDLLWQALADGVIDCVVTDHSPSTADLKTDDFATAWGGISGLQLSLAAVWTEARRRGHGLEDVVRWMSARTAALVGLTRKGAIEVGRDADFAVLAPDETFTVDPADLQHRNRVTAYAGRTLYGVVKSTWLRGERIVADGEFTEPKGRLLTRTP